Part of the Mixta hanseatica genome, AGGATATACTGATTATCCTGTTTATTATCCCTAATTTTGTGAGGCAGCATGTCACCGGAAAATGCCATTAAGTTACTAGGTAACCCTACTCGGGTTTCTATCCTAAAATGGCTGAAAAATCCAGAAGAGGAATTTGCTGATTATTCTCAGCTTTTTCCTTTCGAAAAATATGGTGTCTGTGCCAGTCTCATTCAGGACAAGGCGGGTTTATCACAACCCGCAACCTCGCTATGCCTAAAAAGTTTGCATGATGCTGGACTA contains:
- a CDS encoding ArsR/SmtB family transcription factor, encoding MSPENAIKLLGNPTRVSILKWLKNPEEEFADYSQLFPFEKYGVCASLIQDKAGLSQPATSLCLKSLHDAGLLEAIKVGKWTYYRRSEFRIKKMTDAVIISLQQL